In Bartonella bovis 91-4, the following proteins share a genomic window:
- the rpsJ gene encoding 30S ribosomal protein S10 — MNGQNIRIRLKAFDHRILDASTREIVSTAKRTGANVRGPIPLPTRIEKFTVNRGPHIDKKSREQFEMRTHKRLLDIVDPTPQTVDALMKLDLSAGVDVEIKL; from the coding sequence ATGAATGGTCAGAATATCCGCATTCGCTTAAAAGCGTTTGATCACCGGATTCTTGATGCGTCGACACGTGAGATTGTGTCGACCGCCAAGCGTACTGGCGCCAATGTCCGTGGTCCCATTCCGCTACCGACGCGGATTGAGAAGTTTACGGTCAATCGTGGGCCACACATTGATAAGAAAAGTCGTGAGCAATTTGAGATGCGTACACATAAACGTCTTCTTGATATTGTTGACCCTACGCCGCAGACAGTGGATGCTCTTATGAAGCTCGACCTTTCTGCTGGTGTGGATGTAGAAATTAAGCTCTGA
- a CDS encoding 50S ribosomal protein L23, with translation MTDLRHYDVIVSPVITEKSTMISEYNQVIFNVAPKAMKPEIKAAVEALFNVKVKAVNTTIRKGKVKRFKGVVGRQSDVKKAIVTLAKGYSIDLSTGL, from the coding sequence ATGACGGATCTTCGCCACTATGATGTAATTGTCAGTCCGGTTATTACTGAGAAATCGACAATGATTTCTGAATATAATCAAGTTATTTTTAATGTTGCACCAAAAGCAATGAAGCCTGAAATTAAGGCAGCGGTTGAAGCGCTTTTTAATGTTAAGGTTAAAGCGGTTAACACGACGATCCGTAAGGGTAAAGTGAAGCGTTTCAAAGGTGTTGTTGGTCGACAGAGTGATGTCAAAAAAGCGATTGTGACATTGGCTAAAGGTTACTCAATTGACCTTTCGACAGGTCTTTAA
- the rpsL gene encoding 30S ribosomal protein S12 — translation MPTVNQLIRKPRIAPVKRNKVPALQANPQKRGVCTRVYTTTPKKPNSALRKVAKVRLTNGFEVIGYIPGEGHNLQEHSVVMIRGGRVKDLPGVRYHIIRGLLDTQGVKNRKQRRSKYGAKRPK, via the coding sequence ATGCCTACCGTAAACCAGTTGATTCGCAAGCCACGTATAGCGCCGGTTAAGCGTAATAAGGTTCCTGCTCTTCAGGCGAATCCGCAAAAGCGTGGTGTTTGTACTCGTGTTTATACAACAACACCGAAGAAGCCTAATTCTGCTCTTCGTAAGGTTGCTAAAGTTCGTTTAACAAATGGGTTTGAGGTTATTGGTTATATTCCTGGTGAGGGGCATAATCTTCAAGAACACTCTGTTGTGATGATTCGTGGTGGTCGTGTAAAGGATTTACCTGGGGTTCGTTATCACATTATTCGTGGTTTACTTGATACGCAGGGTGTTAAAAATCGTAAACAGCGCCGTTCAAAATATGGTGCGAAACGTCCGAAATAA
- the rplB gene encoding 50S ribosomal protein L2 yields MALKHFNPTTPGQRQLVIVERSDLHKGKSVKTLTGGLSSKGGRNNHGKITARFQGGGHKRSYRFIDFKRLKRDMSAKVERLEYDPNRTAFIALIRYEDGQLSYILAPQRLGVGDFVVTGSNADIKPGNAMPLCNMPVGTIIHNVEMKPGKGGQIARSAGAYAQLVGRDQGMAILRLNSGEQRLIPGGCFATVGAVSNPDHGNINDGKAGRSRWRGKRPHVRGVAMNPVDHPHGGGEGRTSGGRHPVSPWGKPTKGKRTRSNKATSKFIMRSRHQRKK; encoded by the coding sequence ATGGCACTTAAGCACTTTAATCCAACAACACCTGGGCAACGTCAGCTTGTTATTGTGGAGCGTTCTGATCTTCATAAGGGTAAGTCTGTAAAGACGTTGACGGGAGGGTTGTCGTCAAAGGGTGGGCGTAATAATCATGGTAAAATTACAGCTCGTTTTCAGGGTGGGGGGCATAAGCGTAGCTATCGGTTTATTGATTTTAAACGTCTTAAGCGTGATATGTCTGCGAAGGTTGAGCGTTTAGAATATGATCCAAATCGCACTGCTTTTATTGCATTGATTCGTTATGAAGATGGGCAGTTAAGTTATATTCTTGCGCCGCAACGTCTTGGTGTTGGTGATTTTGTTGTTACTGGTTCGAACGCTGATATTAAACCAGGTAATGCAATGCCTCTTTGTAATATGCCAGTGGGTACGATTATCCATAATGTTGAAATGAAGCCTGGCAAAGGTGGTCAGATTGCACGTTCGGCAGGGGCTTATGCACAGCTGGTTGGGCGAGATCAGGGGATGGCTATCCTTCGGCTTAATTCTGGGGAACAACGTTTGATTCCGGGTGGTTGTTTTGCAACCGTTGGTGCTGTTTCAAATCCTGATCATGGGAATATTAATGATGGTAAAGCTGGTCGGTCACGTTGGCGTGGAAAGCGCCCACATGTTCGTGGTGTTGCTATGAATCCGGTTGATCATCCACATGGTGGTGGTGAGGGGCGTACATCAGGTGGTCGTCACCCTGTATCTCCTTGGGGTAAGCCTACGAAGGGTAAGCGTACACGCTCCAATAAAGCTACTAGTAAATTTATTATGCGTTCACGTCATCAACGTAAAAAGTAA
- the rplV gene encoding 50S ribosomal protein L22: MGKAKVPRQLKDNEAKAVVRMIRVSPQKLNLVVAMIRGKKVNTALADLTFSRKRIAQTVRKTLESAIANAENNHDLDIDSLIVSEAHVGKSIVMKRFHVRGRGRSSRIERPFSHLTIVVREVTEKEEAA, from the coding sequence ATGGGCAAGGCTAAAGTTCCGCGCCAACTTAAGGACAATGAAGCGAAGGCTGTTGTTCGAATGATTCGTGTTAGTCCGCAAAAGCTTAATCTGGTTGTTGCGATGATTCGTGGTAAAAAGGTTAATACGGCGTTGGCTGATTTAACATTTTCACGTAAACGTATCGCTCAGACAGTTAGAAAAACTCTTGAATCGGCGATCGCAAATGCGGAAAATAATCATGATCTTGATATTGATTCGTTGATTGTTTCGGAAGCACATGTTGGTAAATCTATAGTAATGAAACGTTTTCACGTTCGTGGTCGTGGGCGTTCTAGTCGGATTGAACGTCCATTTTCGCATCTTACTATTGTTGTTCGTGAAGTTACCGAAAAAGAGGAGGCTGCGTAA
- the rpsC gene encoding 30S ribosomal protein S3, whose product MGQKINPIGLRLGVNRTWDSRWYADSGEYGRLLHEDLKIRLYVIKELKQAAISKVVIERPHKKCRIIIYSARPGLIIGKKGADIEKLRCKLSEMTNAETSLNIVEIRKPEIDATIIAQSIAQQLERRVAFRRAMKRAVQSAMRLGAEGIRINCSGRLGGAEIARMEWYREGRVPLHTLRADVDYGTAEAKTAYGICGVKVWVFKGEILEHNPMASECRAMESDHPGGSSNRRRENT is encoded by the coding sequence ATGGGGCAGAAGATCAATCCAATAGGGCTTCGTCTTGGAGTTAATCGGACTTGGGATTCGCGTTGGTATGCCGATAGTGGTGAATATGGCCGTCTCCTTCATGAAGATTTAAAAATTCGTTTATATGTGATTAAAGAGTTGAAGCAAGCGGCTATTTCTAAGGTTGTTATTGAGCGTCCTCATAAAAAGTGTCGTATTATAATTTACTCAGCGCGTCCTGGTCTTATTATTGGTAAAAAAGGTGCTGATATTGAAAAGCTTCGTTGTAAACTTTCAGAAATGACGAATGCTGAGACTTCACTAAATATCGTTGAAATTCGTAAGCCGGAAATTGATGCAACAATCATTGCACAATCAATTGCTCAGCAACTTGAGCGTCGTGTTGCTTTTCGGCGTGCAATGAAACGTGCTGTTCAATCTGCTATGCGTCTTGGGGCTGAAGGTATTCGCATTAATTGTTCTGGTCGTCTTGGTGGGGCTGAAATTGCTCGTATGGAGTGGTATCGTGAAGGTCGTGTTCCACTTCATACCTTGCGTGCTGATGTGGATTACGGTACAGCAGAGGCTAAGACGGCGTATGGTATTTGTGGTGTTAAAGTTTGGGTTTTTAAAGGTGAGATCCTTGAACATAATCCAATGGCTTCGGAGTGTCGTGCTATGGAAAGTGATCATCCAGGGGGATCGTCAAATCGCCGCCGTGAAAATACTTAA
- the rplP gene encoding 50S ribosomal protein L16, protein MLQPKRTKFRKQFKGRIHGVAKGGTDLNFGAYGLKAIEPERITARQIEAARRAITRYMKRSGRVWIRIFPDLPVTSKPTEVRMGKGKGSVDYWAARVSPGRVMFELDGIPEDVAREALRLGAAKLPVKTRFVQRIAE, encoded by the coding sequence ATGTTGCAGCCAAAGCGCACAAAATTTCGGAAACAATTCAAAGGCCGTATTCACGGTGTTGCGAAAGGTGGTACGGATTTAAACTTCGGTGCTTACGGTCTGAAAGCTATTGAGCCGGAACGTATTACTGCGCGCCAAATTGAAGCAGCGCGTCGTGCGATTACACGTTACATGAAGCGTTCTGGTCGTGTGTGGATTCGGATTTTTCCAGATCTTCCGGTTACATCTAAGCCGACTGAAGTTCGTATGGGTAAAGGTAAAGGAAGTGTTGACTATTGGGCAGCGCGTGTTTCTCCTGGGCGTGTTATGTTTGAGCTTGACGGGATTCCTGAGGATGTGGCGCGTGAAGCACTTAGATTGGGTGCTGCAAAGTTACCTGTTAAGACTCGTTTTGTTCAACGAATTGCTGAATAA
- a CDS encoding amino acid ABC transporter permease, which produces MDFSFLCIDDLNQTPVIGCLGTPGISHTYLDTLLEGFKNTAILSISSLILAVFVGIIIGTIRTLPHTSIINRVLRAIGRIWVEVMRNIPLLVQVFLWYFVVPKIYPPAINFSPIVLITCALGFFTSARVAEQVRSAIESISSGQRYAAMAMGFTTGQSYRYILLPRAIHTIMPPLTSEAMGIVKNSSIAFAVSINELMQFQYQTIEEVSHVYENYLIVTVLYIAIALFIFVIMTIIEKMLKIPNFQTGGC; this is translated from the coding sequence ATGGACTTTTCTTTCCTTTGCATAGATGATCTTAATCAAACACCAGTGATTGGATGTCTTGGAACTCCTGGTATAAGTCATACCTATTTGGATACGCTGCTCGAGGGCTTTAAAAATACCGCTATACTATCCATCTCTTCATTAATATTAGCTGTATTTGTTGGTATTATTATAGGGACGATACGCACGCTGCCCCATACTTCCATTATCAATCGCGTACTTCGCGCTATTGGTCGTATCTGGGTAGAAGTTATGCGCAATATCCCCCTGCTTGTGCAGGTATTTTTATGGTATTTTGTTGTTCCTAAAATTTATCCACCAGCAATAAATTTTTCACCTATTGTATTAATAACTTGTGCTTTAGGATTCTTCACATCTGCACGTGTCGCAGAGCAGGTTCGTTCAGCTATTGAATCTATCTCTTCTGGACAACGTTATGCAGCCATGGCAATGGGATTTACCACTGGTCAAAGTTATCGCTATATCTTACTACCACGTGCTATTCATACAATCATGCCCCCACTAACTTCAGAGGCAATGGGTATTGTAAAAAATTCATCTATAGCATTTGCCGTCTCTATTAATGAATTAATGCAGTTCCAATATCAAACAATTGAAGAAGTAAGTCATGTTTATGAAAACTATTTGATTGTTACTGTTCTTTATATTGCCATAGCCTTATTCATTTTCGTTATAATGACAATTATTGAGAAAATGCTTAAAATTCCTAATTTTCAAACGGGGGGGTGTTAA
- the fusA gene encoding elongation factor G: MAREYKIEDYRNFGIMAHIDAGKTTMTERILFYTGKNHKIGETHDGASTMDWMEQEQERGITITSAATTTFWKGHDGRIRRFNIIDTPGHVDFTIEVERSLRVLDGAIALLDANAGVEPQTETVWRQAEKYHVPRMVFVNKMDKIGADFYRSVEMVGLRLGAKALVIQLPIGSENDFEGVVDLVEMKALVWDGSIGASATVSEIPVELKEKAEEYREKLVEMAVEVDEAAMEAYLDGVMPTNEQLMALIRKGTIEVQFHPVLCGTAFKNKGIQPLLDAVVSYLPSPVDVPAISGIDVKTETETTRESSDDAPLSMLAFKIMNDPFVGSLTFCRIYSGKVQKGISLENTVKRKKERLGRMLQMHSNSREDIEEAFAGDIVALAGLKETTTGDTLCDPLKPVILERMEFPEPVIEIAIEPKTKADQEKMGIALNRLAAEDPSFRVKSDSESGQTIIAGMGELHLDIIVDRMRREFKVEANVGQPQVAYRETITKVAEIDYTHKKQSGGAGQFARVKIIFEPHDSDDFVFESKIVGGAIPKEYIPGVQKGIESVMGSGPLAGFPMLGVKATLIDGGYHDVDSSVLAFEIAARAAFREGAQKAGAQLLEPIMKVEVVTPEDYMGDVIGDLNSRRGQISGTEVRGIATVVNAMVPLANMFGYVNTLRSMSQGRAQYTMQFNHYEPVPLAVAQEIQKKYA, encoded by the coding sequence ATGGCTCGCGAATATAAAATCGAAGATTATCGTAATTTTGGTATTATGGCGCATATTGATGCGGGTAAGACTACGATGACTGAGCGTATTTTATTCTATACCGGTAAAAATCATAAAATTGGCGAAACTCATGATGGTGCTTCTACAATGGATTGGATGGAGCAAGAGCAGGAACGTGGTATTACAATTACGTCCGCTGCGACGACAACTTTTTGGAAAGGGCATGATGGGCGGATTCGACGTTTTAATATTATTGATACGCCTGGGCACGTTGACTTTACAATTGAGGTTGAGCGTTCTTTACGTGTTCTTGATGGTGCGATAGCTTTATTGGATGCGAATGCTGGCGTAGAACCTCAAACGGAAACTGTTTGGCGGCAAGCTGAGAAATATCATGTGCCGCGTATGGTTTTTGTGAATAAAATGGATAAAATTGGAGCTGACTTCTATCGTAGCGTAGAAATGGTTGGTTTGCGATTGGGTGCTAAGGCGCTTGTTATTCAGTTGCCAATTGGTTCTGAGAATGATTTTGAAGGCGTTGTTGATCTTGTTGAAATGAAAGCTCTTGTATGGGATGGTTCTATTGGTGCTTCGGCTACAGTAAGTGAAATTCCAGTTGAACTTAAAGAGAAGGCAGAAGAATATCGTGAAAAATTAGTTGAGATGGCAGTTGAGGTTGACGAGGCTGCTATGGAAGCTTATTTGGATGGTGTTATGCCAACTAATGAACAGCTTATGGCGCTTATTCGTAAGGGGACAATAGAGGTTCAGTTTCATCCAGTTCTTTGTGGTACGGCTTTTAAGAACAAAGGGATTCAACCGTTATTAGATGCTGTTGTTTCTTATCTTCCTTCTCCGGTTGATGTTCCGGCTATTAGTGGTATTGATGTTAAAACTGAAACTGAAACAACGCGTGAGTCTTCAGATGATGCTCCACTTTCTATGCTTGCTTTTAAGATTATGAATGATCCATTTGTTGGGTCATTAACTTTCTGTCGTATTTATTCTGGTAAGGTTCAAAAAGGTATTTCTCTTGAAAATACAGTGAAGAGAAAAAAAGAACGTTTAGGGCGTATGCTTCAGATGCACTCGAATTCTCGTGAAGATATTGAGGAGGCGTTTGCAGGTGATATTGTTGCTCTTGCGGGTCTTAAAGAGACGACGACAGGTGATACTCTTTGTGATCCTTTGAAACCTGTTATTCTAGAGAGAATGGAATTTCCTGAGCCTGTTATTGAGATTGCGATTGAGCCAAAAACAAAAGCAGATCAAGAAAAAATGGGTATTGCACTTAATCGTTTAGCTGCGGAAGATCCTTCATTTCGTGTTAAATCAGATTCGGAGTCTGGTCAAACAATTATAGCTGGAATGGGGGAGTTACATCTTGATATTATTGTTGATCGTATGCGTCGTGAATTTAAGGTTGAGGCTAATGTAGGTCAGCCACAGGTTGCTTATCGTGAAACAATTACGAAAGTTGCAGAAATTGACTATACTCACAAAAAGCAGTCTGGTGGTGCTGGGCAATTTGCTCGTGTGAAAATTATTTTTGAACCTCATGATAGTGATGATTTTGTGTTTGAATCAAAAATTGTTGGTGGTGCTATTCCTAAGGAATATATTCCAGGCGTTCAGAAGGGTATTGAAAGTGTTATGGGGTCAGGACCTCTTGCAGGTTTCCCCATGCTTGGTGTGAAGGCCACTCTGATTGATGGTGGTTATCATGATGTTGATTCTTCTGTTTTAGCTTTTGAAATTGCTGCGCGTGCAGCGTTTCGGGAAGGGGCGCAAAAAGCAGGCGCACAACTTCTTGAGCCAATCATGAAAGTGGAGGTTGTAACGCCGGAAGATTATATGGGAGATGTAATTGGTGATTTAAATTCTCGTCGAGGTCAAATTTCAGGTACTGAGGTACGTGGTATTGCAACAGTGGTAAATGCTATGGTTCCTTTGGCGAATATGTTTGGCTATGTGAATACGCTTCGCTCAATGAGTCAGGGGCGTGCTCAATATACAATGCAATTTAATCATTATGAGCCTGTTCCTTTGGCTGTGGCTCAGGAGATTCAGAAAAAATACGCGTAA
- the rplD gene encoding 50S ribosomal protein L4, whose amino-acid sequence MDLIIKTLDGSEAGKLKVSEHIFGLAPREDILQRVVRWQLARRQQGTHQSQGRSDVARTGAKMFKQKGTGRARHSSARAPQFRGGGKAHGPVVRSHAHALPKKSRALGLCLALSVKLKTNDLIIVDELDVRDAKTKVLAKNFSKLGFNNALLIGGKEINMNFFRAASNIPNIDVLPVQGINVYDILRRNKLVLSKAAVEALEERFR is encoded by the coding sequence ATGGATCTTATAATTAAAACTCTTGACGGCAGTGAAGCTGGTAAGTTAAAAGTTTCTGAACACATTTTTGGTCTTGCTCCGCGTGAAGATATTCTCCAGCGTGTTGTTCGGTGGCAGCTTGCGCGTCGTCAGCAAGGAACACATCAGTCACAAGGGCGCTCTGATGTGGCTCGAACAGGGGCAAAGATGTTTAAACAAAAAGGAACTGGGCGTGCGCGGCATTCATCTGCTCGTGCACCGCAGTTTCGAGGTGGTGGTAAAGCGCATGGTCCAGTGGTTCGTAGTCATGCGCATGCTCTTCCTAAAAAGAGTCGTGCGCTGGGGTTGTGTCTTGCTTTGTCGGTAAAACTAAAGACAAATGATTTGATTATAGTTGATGAGCTTGATGTTCGAGACGCTAAAACCAAGGTGCTTGCTAAAAATTTTTCTAAGCTGGGTTTTAATAATGCTCTGTTAATTGGTGGAAAAGAAATAAATATGAATTTTTTTCGTGCAGCATCTAATATCCCTAATATTGATGTTTTACCGGTTCAGGGGATTAATGTTTATGATATTTTACGTCGCAATAAGCTTGTTTTATCAAAAGCAGCTGTTGAGGCTCTTGAGGAGCGCTTCAGATGA
- the rplC gene encoding 50S ribosomal protein L3, whose translation MRSGVIAQKLGMTRIYNEAGEHVPVTVLRLENCQVIAQRTVEKNGYTAVQLGVGFAKVKNVSRALRGHFAKAMVEPKAKVAEFRVSPDNLLDVGTEITVEHFVPGQRVDVTGTSIGKGFAGVMKRHNFGGHRASHGNSITHRAHGSTGQCQDPGKVFKGKKMAGHMGQVRVTTQNIEVVSTDVDRGLILVRGSVSGSKGAWILVRDAVKKRLPDNAPKPAGIRRSVEKKIESATPVVGASKVEGAE comes from the coding sequence ATGCGTTCAGGTGTAATAGCACAAAAACTGGGTATGACCCGTATTTATAATGAGGCTGGTGAGCATGTACCAGTAACAGTACTTCGTTTGGAGAATTGTCAGGTTATTGCTCAGCGTACAGTCGAGAAGAACGGTTATACTGCTGTTCAATTAGGTGTGGGGTTTGCGAAAGTTAAAAATGTTTCGCGAGCTCTTCGTGGACATTTTGCTAAGGCTATGGTTGAGCCAAAAGCTAAGGTGGCGGAATTTCGTGTTAGTCCCGATAATTTACTTGATGTAGGTACTGAAATTACAGTGGAACATTTTGTTCCAGGGCAAAGAGTTGATGTAACGGGTACAAGTATCGGTAAAGGTTTTGCTGGTGTTATGAAACGGCATAATTTTGGTGGGCATCGGGCTTCACATGGTAATTCAATTACACATCGTGCTCATGGTTCAACAGGACAATGCCAAGATCCTGGTAAAGTATTTAAAGGCAAAAAAATGGCTGGTCATATGGGGCAAGTACGTGTGACGACACAAAACATTGAAGTTGTTTCTACAGATGTTGATCGTGGTTTGATTTTGGTACGTGGTTCTGTCTCTGGTTCTAAGGGGGCTTGGATTTTAGTGCGTGATGCTGTAAAGAAGCGTCTTCCTGATAATGCGCCAAAGCCTGCTGGGATTCGTCGTTCTGTAGAGAAAAAGATTGAATCAGCTACTCCGGTGGTAGGGGCCTCTAAAGTTGAGGGGGCTGAATAA
- the xth gene encoding exodeoxyribonuclease III, with the protein MKIATWNIAGIKARHETLCKWLQKNQPDIVCLQEIKSIDANFPRDEIETLGYHIETHGQKSFNGVAILSKKRPDELIRRLPGDDSDEQARYIEAVYSTNKGVVRVASLYLPNGNPINSEKYLYKMKWMERLYTHAKSLLAYEDPLILAGDYNVIPTPLDAKKPEEWKNDALFFPQTRQAFQRIVYLGFYDSIRSVTDDSSFSFWDFQAGAWPKNNGIRIDHLLLSPEAVDQLVYAYSQTEVRGYEKPSDHVPVWIELNSNLKI; encoded by the coding sequence ATGAAAATTGCAACATGGAATATCGCTGGAATCAAAGCACGACATGAAACACTATGTAAATGGCTACAGAAAAATCAGCCTGATATAGTTTGCTTACAAGAGATTAAAAGCATTGACGCAAATTTTCCACGTGATGAAATCGAAACTCTAGGCTATCATATAGAGACACATGGACAAAAAAGTTTCAATGGTGTTGCGATTCTTTCCAAAAAAAGACCTGATGAGCTTATTCGTCGATTACCAGGTGATGATAGTGATGAACAAGCACGTTATATTGAAGCTGTTTATTCAACAAATAAAGGGGTTGTCCGTGTTGCTTCTCTTTATCTTCCGAATGGTAACCCTATCAATAGCGAAAAATATCTTTATAAAATGAAATGGATGGAGAGATTGTACACACATGCAAAATCATTGCTTGCATATGAAGATCCCCTTATTCTAGCTGGTGATTATAATGTTATTCCAACCCCCTTGGATGCAAAAAAACCTGAAGAATGGAAAAATGACGCTTTATTTTTTCCACAAACACGACAAGCGTTCCAGCGTATTGTTTATTTAGGTTTTTATGATTCTATCCGTAGTGTTACAGATGACTCTTCTTTTAGTTTTTGGGACTTTCAGGCTGGTGCATGGCCTAAAAATAACGGTATTCGCATTGATCATTTATTATTATCCCCAGAAGCTGTAGACCAACTTGTTTATGCTTACAGTCAAACAGAAGTAAGAGGATATGAAAAACCATCAGATCACGTTCCTGTTTGGATTGAGCTCAATTCTAATTTAAAAATTTAA
- a CDS encoding transporter substrate-binding domain-containing protein, translating into MKKSLLAFSAAIVIGLTSMAQAQSDTLEKIKTTGTITLGVRESSIGLAYAIGDGKYTGFHTEMAEYIIDDISKKIGQSIKIHYLPITSQNRIPLLQNGTYDFECGSTTNDSSRNKVAAFAYTTYVEEVRIAVKKNSGIKSIEDLNGKTVVTTTGTTSVQLIRKNKRAKNVNFKVVTGKDHGDSFLLLESGRADAFVMDVSILSGHISKSKKPSDYIILDTVLSIEPIACMLRLNDKKFEQEINNSIMRQIKDGSLEKLYNKWFMEPIPPTNTVINLPLSQSTKTAWENPNNKPREHYIENNL; encoded by the coding sequence ATGAAAAAATCATTATTAGCATTTAGTGCAGCGATTGTTATTGGGTTAACAAGTATGGCACAAGCTCAAAGCGATACACTGGAGAAAATTAAAACAACAGGAACAATCACTTTAGGTGTTCGCGAATCATCTATAGGTTTAGCCTATGCTATTGGTGATGGTAAATACACAGGTTTTCATACAGAAATGGCAGAATATATCATCGATGATATTTCAAAAAAAATTGGACAATCAATTAAAATCCATTATCTTCCTATTACATCACAGAATCGAATTCCCCTGTTGCAAAATGGAACCTATGATTTCGAATGTGGTTCTACAACAAATGATTCTTCCCGCAATAAAGTGGCAGCATTTGCTTATACCACCTATGTTGAAGAAGTTCGAATTGCTGTGAAGAAAAATTCTGGTATTAAATCTATTGAAGATTTAAATGGTAAAACAGTTGTAACCACCACCGGTACAACATCTGTTCAGCTTATCCGTAAAAATAAACGCGCAAAAAACGTTAACTTCAAAGTTGTAACAGGTAAAGATCATGGGGATAGCTTTCTATTATTGGAATCTGGCCGTGCTGATGCGTTTGTAATGGATGTTTCAATTCTCTCTGGACATATTTCTAAATCAAAAAAACCATCCGATTATATAATTCTTGATACCGTTCTTTCAATTGAACCTATTGCCTGTATGCTTCGATTAAATGATAAAAAATTCGAACAAGAAATCAATAATAGTATCATGCGGCAAATCAAAGATGGTTCACTTGAAAAACTTTACAATAAATGGTTTATGGAACCAATTCCTCCTACAAACACCGTTATCAATCTTCCCCTATCTCAATCAACAAAAACTGCTTGGGAAAATCCCAATAATAAACCTCGGGAACATTATATAGAAAACAACCTGTAG
- the rpsG gene encoding 30S ribosomal protein S7, with the protein MSRRHRAEKREINPDPKFGDVVITKFMNAIMFDGKKSVAERIVYGALDAVEGKVKTDPVALFHQALENVAPHIEVRSRRVGGATYQVPIDVRPDRRQALAIRWLIVAARGRNETTMIDRLSGELVDAANNRGSAVKKREDVHRMAEANRAFSHYRW; encoded by the coding sequence ATGTCCCGTCGTCATAGAGCAGAAAAACGTGAAATTAATCCAGATCCTAAATTTGGTGATGTGGTCATTACAAAATTTATGAATGCCATTATGTTTGATGGTAAAAAATCTGTTGCTGAGCGCATTGTTTATGGTGCGCTTGATGCGGTTGAGGGTAAAGTAAAAACAGATCCTGTAGCTTTGTTTCATCAGGCATTAGAAAATGTTGCTCCACATATTGAGGTTCGCTCGCGCCGTGTTGGTGGTGCTACTTATCAGGTTCCAATTGATGTTCGTCCTGACCGTCGTCAGGCCCTTGCTATTCGTTGGTTAATTGTGGCGGCGCGTGGGCGTAATGAGACGACGATGATTGATCGTCTTTCTGGAGAGTTGGTGGATGCGGCTAATAATCGTGGTTCTGCAGTGAAAAAGCGTGAAGATGTGCACCGTATGGCTGAGGCTAATCGTGCATTTTCTCATTATCGCTGGTAG
- the rpsS gene encoding 30S ribosomal protein S19, translating into MVRSVWKGPFVDGYLLGKAEKVRASGRNEVIKIWSRRSTILPQFVGLTFGVYNGNKHIPVSVSEEMVGHKFGEFAPTRTYYGHGADKKAKRK; encoded by the coding sequence GTGGTTCGTTCAGTTTGGAAAGGTCCGTTTGTTGACGGCTATCTTCTCGGAAAAGCAGAGAAGGTGCGTGCAAGTGGGCGTAATGAAGTTATAAAAATATGGAGTCGTCGTTCTACCATTCTGCCGCAATTTGTTGGTTTGACTTTTGGTGTTTATAACGGCAATAAACATATTCCTGTTTCTGTTTCTGAGGAAATGGTTGGGCATAAATTTGGCGAGTTCGCTCCTACTCGGACTTATTATGGTCATGGTGCGGATAAGAAAGCAAAGAGGAAGTAG